The region GGTCTCTCAAGTAGGGATTTAAATTCTCAGTGGAGAAATCAAAGACAGTCCTCTTCACTAACAAGAGAGTGGATAATGAATTCAAATTGATATTATATAATAAGGTATTAGAAAGGgtctttacaataagattcctaGGAATGTGGTTGGATAGTAGCCTCACCTGGAGAGGACATATTACGAAGATGGAAGATAAATGTAAGAAGGTTTTAAATGTAAtgagatgtacagtatgtaagcACAGGAGTGGGGGGCAGACAGAATGACATTAAAAACCAAATATACAGCAATAATAAGATCCGTGCTGGACTACGGAAGTATAGCATACAGAGCAACGGCAAAAACCCATTTAGGTAGGTGAAATGCCTCTCCAAATTTGAAGACAACAGCAGATAGCAGTGTATTTTGCAAATCTTAAAAATCAGGATGTGTCACATCCCATGGGAACATGGGAAAAAGAGATGTAATAGTTTTGGATGGGTTGTAGGTGACATAGTAAGAGAAATGGGTTTATACAAATACATGTATGCACCAAGAGTGATTTTGCCACCAATTCCTCTGTGTGTTCTGCCTCAACCATTGGTGGATTTAACATTACTGGAGGCCAGACAaaaagagggtcagaatgagcAAAGTGGCAAGAGTAAGGGAGTATTTAGGACTaaattactgtaataataatcatatatttaCAGACGCATCACAAAATCCAGATAGCGGATAGGTAGGGATTGCATTTACAATTCCAAAGTTAaaattttaaaagaagaaaaggTTATCTAATCAGGTATCAGTATATACAGATGAAATTATGGCAATTCTATTGGCCGTACAATGGATTAATGAATCGAATTTACAACATGCAGTTACTGTATATGTTCAGAATCGATTTCAGCTCTCATAAGTCTGGATGCTCAGCAGTCAGAATCAAGGCAAGATATAGTTCTGGATGTTCTtcaaaatttatatatattacaaatggtAAGATTGAAGGTACAGTTTATTTGGATTCCAGCCCATGTGGGAGTGCAAGAGAATGAGGAAGCTGATAGGTTGGCGAAACAAGCGATGGAAGGGGATACAGTGGAAATCAAGATATCACATAGTAGGTcagaaatcaaatcaataataaaaaaggagatgttttggaAATGGCAACAATATTGGGATAATGACAGTAAAGGAAGACATTTATACTCAATATAATCTATAGTGGGAAGGGGAAGGTATAGTGCAAGAGGCAGGAGAGAAGAGAACATCATATCAAGACTAAGACTGAGGCATACAGGACTTAATAAAACAATGCAGTTAATATCCAAACACCCAACAGGGCTGTGTGAATGGTGTGGAATCGGTGAAACAGTGGAGCATGTGATTATTAACTGTACGAAGCATACTGAGGAAAGAGAAATGTTAATGGAGGAGTTGAGGAGGAGAGGGGAGCAAGTAATAACATTAAAGAGTTTCTTAAATCCAGAAAGGACGGTCTCAATAGTGATTAGGTTCCTGGAGAACACAGGTCTAATTAGTAGATTTAAGTTATGAGAGTATAAgagcatacttagcaataaagctgattctgattctgataatagaTAAACAGAGTGGTGTATATTTAGGAAATATAGTAAAGTTATATGGGTATATATGaaggtatgtttgtgtgtgtgtatagatagatagatagatagatagatatggggtatatacatattattattatcgtTTCCACATCTCCCTCCTTCGGACTGATGAGCAAGATGGGGAGGCcagaggagctgaacacgcagagCTGGCTGAAGCCCTGGCTCCGATAGGTCTGGGAGAGTGGGAGGTGGTTGAGAAGAGATTAGAGTTTCTGGTCCATGCTAACagcaggtggcggtaatgcaatGTTAAGTTGCGATGGGccaataaaaagaagaagaaacccGTTCATTACACGGAATGCTATTACCGCTGCACGCGCTGTAACCGGAAACTGTGAAATCGTGGCGCTGACCTGTTAGCAGGTTCATGGTTTTTTCGGTTACTATTTCGTTCTCCGTAGTTCATATTTAACAGATAACATCACCGCGGGATCTGTGTGTAAGTCATCATGTCGTGTCGGATAGTGTGTCAGATGATTCAGCGGCGTAAGTTTATTTGACTGTCATAAATAATCAAACTACTGACCTTCAGACGCTCACAACACAATATTGTCTTCAGAATAAGACAATAGGCAATATAAAGTACAtgcataaatcaaataaatacttAGTACAGCTACATATTTAATTGAgtgttgattgttttttttattttatttatttattttgtttattctaaGAGTCTTTAATACTGCCGTTGGACTGCCTTTGCTCAGTAACATCATAAAGTTGCGTTTTCTTCTAGTAAATTTACATGTATGTGTATGGAATTTAGAcacaattataatttattttttttaattattattattttttttaaccagataCATTTGCAAATTATTGTAAGAAATGTTAAGATATGCAGGTTAAAACACTAACCAATAAGTACCATGAAAATGCCACATTGCTTATTTTGTAAGTGAATGGAGAATGTTTATTGGCAAAGTTACACATGCAGCAAGGAAtgctttttcattcattcattcatttttaagcaTATTGTTATTAATCGATAATATTTAAGGTGATGCACAGAATGCCCTGCTCACATATGGTTAAAGCTGTgaactgtcatcatttaatacACAGATGTTAACTGACTGTCTGTTGTGTTGCAGGTCTGATGTCCAGCGCAGCAGCTGCTCGTCTCTCGTCTGCAGAACTGCACAGTTATCGCAGTGCTCTGTTCTCTAAAGAGCAGTCACGTCAGCGATCACTGTATCCACGCACAGAAAAGATCGAGGTGTCACTGCAGGGGCCCGGACTACAGGGGACGCTCCTCGTCATGAACAGAGGCGTGTCTTCTCCCTACAGCTGTGCACGCCGTGAGTGACCATCAGTACacactaatggcacttttccactgcacgttacggttcgcctcgactctgctcgctttacttttctgagcttgcttttccactgcagtttagtgccacctcaacatgggtgggataataggctgatcgtcatagttgtgccgcctctactgccgtgacataatcttaaacgcgacacaaacattactgaccataaacaataacacgaccgctagcttaactactagctcattgtgctgcataaagcagttgttgtatggtgattttacacaaatgtaacagttaaattggcttggttgttttagaagcaagctttccagtaactggtcaactaaataaagtgaagctttcaagcagaatatagagttaacgtaacaaaatgtaccatcctccatcgtggactccaacaatgctgtggccgagtccagggcactctccctcccattgctcgccggtctattgccatagatagcgtccatttgatCGAAcaacttccactttcttctgtttgaaccactcctgctgttgtggtccttgatggttctgtagtcacttaagtttaagtatacactgttggtaggtctggtggtagctgtgtgcggccaacagctgtgacacttcctgaaagactttttcattttGCGTCATTTCGtttgtcgctaacgagaggaacgtctgcacctcgtttattgaccacggcatggttttgcgcacaaccatttctttttacaatttgaaagtcgtgtgaacaaatgatattgctatcgctgttgctaacattaaaactagtgggttgatgtcccatgtcgcaaatccagtgatgctgatAGTGGCGatttctctctgaccaatcagtgatctgcagggttttgacgaagtaccaggtactattcacagtggaaaacccccaaaaagcgagcagagtcgagctgtactgtgcagtggaaaagccccataacatacattacacatacagagctgtgaaaaagtatttgcccccttaatgatttcttgtatttttcatactaaattgttttagatcttcaaacgagatataataaaacaaatgcaacctgagtaaacacaaaatacagttttcaaatatatatacactggtggccaaaagtttgaaataatgtacagattttgctcttatggaaagaaattggtactttaattcagcaaagtggcattcaactgatcgcaaagtatagtcaggacattactgatgtaaaaaatcactatttaaaaaagtcatttttattcaaatctagacaggctccatttccagcagccatcactccaacaccttatccttgagtaatcatgctaaatggctaatttggtactagcaaatcacttgccattatatcaaacactgccgaaagctatttggtttgttaaatgaagcttaacattgtctttgtgtttggttttgatttgccactgtatgcaatagactggcatgtcttaaggtcaatattaggtcaaaaatggcaaaaaaagaaactgctttctctagaaacttgtcaatcaatcattgttttgaggaatgaaggctatacaatgcttgaaattgccaaaaaactgaagatttcatacaaaggtgtacactacggtCTTCAAGACaacggacaactggctctaacaaggacagaaagagatgtggaaggccagatgtacaactaaacaagaggataagtacatcagagtttctagttggagaaatagacgcctcacatgtcctcagctgacagcttcattgaattctacacactcaacaccagtttcatgtacaacagtaaagagaagactcaggggtgcaggccttatgggaagaattgcatgaaaaagccacttttgaaacagaaaaacaaaaagaaaaggtttgtgggcaaagaaacacagacactggacaacagataattggaaaagagtgttatggatcttgacCCCATTGAGctgttgtgggatcagctagactgtaagatgcgtgagaagtgcccgataagatagccacatctatggcaagtgctacaggaagcgtggggtgaaatgtcacgagtatctggacaaactgacagctagaatgccaaggatttgcaaagctgtcattgctgcacgtggagggttttttgataagaactctttgaagtagattaataatgtgaaaaattactattactatttgaaaaaaatgttcagaacttcttaatgtcctgactatacattgtgatcagttgaaggcccctttggtgaataaaagtaccagtttctttccataagatcaaaatctgtacatcattacaaacttttggccaccagtgtgtataatatataatctttttctttttttcagcttaggctggttttagttggtcttttcagcagggtgtacagcaggggtctgcaacatttttgacatgaagtgacatttttaattttccttgttaatccctgtgccaaacctcctccaaaaagaagAGACATagatggacagacaaacaaacaacaacttttTATAAGGTTAATAAAATGtctatctcatgtgagtgattgaTTTTATACATGcagtatatttcaaaattactgttcatttcattTAGTAAAATTTTGTAATgtggaaaacaatgactgagtgcaccttgaattTTGTTGATTTGAGTGTCATCGTCTTGAGTGTGTGGAAAGTTAAGGACCGTGTATGCCATCTTGATAATAtcagcggtaactatttatttacaccaggccctggaaaagatggtgtctagatggcagcatatgttgcttaaaaaaatgtgtatgtaTCTGTGAGGGCACAATTAATGCATAAAGATGTGCAAGACTGACACACCCCGAAACCATGACAGCCtttggcttttggacctgacgctgataaagCTTGGATGGTCCCTTTCTTCTTTGGCCCTGATAACACAGCTGCCTTTTTTCTAAAAACTAtatgaaatgtggactcgtcgaACCACAAACCTCAACGGCagttctggacagtgttgatatatggcttctgctttgcatagtaaagccttaacttgaatctttggatgcagtggtgaatggtgttgactgacaaaggtttactgaAGTATTCCAGAGCGCATGTCATGATATTCATTACAGACAAATGATGGTTtctaagacagtgacgtctgaggaaTCAGATCACGCActttcagaagtggttttcggtCTTGTCCTTGACACACCAAGATCTGATCTGATTCATTGAATCTGCTATCTATATTGTTcattgtagagggtgaaatgcccaaaatccttccagtttgtcttttgggaacattgttctcgaagtgctggattatttgctgataCATCTGCTGGCAAATTGCAGAGCCTCAacccatccttgctcttgaaggtctaGGCTTTTATTGGTGGCTCCTTATATACTgtaacacaattgcctcacctgtttcacatcactTTATTTCAACTCATCGGATTGACAAAGAAACTTCTCAGGTAAAGAAGTGTTAGAAGTGAATGAAACACTCCTTTATTTGACAATGCATTTCAGCAGTTAATATgctgttttcttttgtgtttctgtCAGATCTGTCAGAGTGGCACGTGAAGAGTTCTGCTATTGCTCTTGTTGATGGTGAGCTGTGGCACATGCACCGACCCTTGACCCGCTCCTGTGACCTCACATTCCTCACCTTCAAAGATAAAGACCCTCAGATAGCCAATCAGGTGATTGTGTGTGCTGATAGGTattcatgtgtttgtttgtaattttgtaaatttttttttttttttttttttttatctgaaaaagATACCACCTCAATTTAAACCATTCAGAATgcttaatgtgtaatttataattggtgtaaaaattaaaaaggatcttttgtttttgtgtgtcaggCATATTGGCGTTCCTGTGCGGCTCTTCTCGGTCAGGTGCTCGATGGAGCGTTTAAAGACGAGTACAGTGTAGAAATCCTGAAGATTCCAGAAATACCAGGTAACGTGCACCCATGAAAATTCCTGTTCACTAAGCAGAATCTGAACACAGGACAGTATTACATGTGTTCTCTAAGAGATGTTCAAATACAGTCTTTCCTGTGTGTTTTCAGTGACTGCTGGTGCGTTTTGTTGTGATTTGGTTCTGGACCCTCGATTAGACTCCTGGACTCCCACAGAGGTCAGAACTCAGCTGGTTAGATATTTAGAGTCTTTGTATAAAGTTAGttagatatccatgagcagaactgtatGTGCTACTTTGTTTTCTGAGTTGTGTCTGTGAAAACAAAAATCATATCGGCATATAGAGCTTTAATGGTTTTACGGTTTCATGatatacctcggttttaaaacaAATGGGTTTCATACCGTTGACatctacagttgcaatcgaaattattcaacccccccaagacagtaaggatttacaaaggtaagcttttctagtgacccagaatttttaaactttacatctatttcagttgagtgacacattcaaagtcatagtgtgaatatataacctaatatttctaaatagcaggattttttttaaatacagccatgtcataattattcaacccctgttGCATGTAGccgtttcttaaatatgtaaggctacataagtaattcttttaaaacaaaatgaagtcatcaatctgcaatggcacttgagttttaaaatgtaagtttagcgttgtaagcaaaaatgtatttctattcaaagaatgcaattaaaaatacgctgtttcaaaagctaatagaggagattatttcattacacaagaaaggtcatagctaaaagtacatttccaaggcacttcaatttccagtagacaaagttggcagcactatttatacatttttcaaatatggtacaacagcaaccttcttggggtgtggaagaaagcaaaatttcaccaagggaaatgttgactccagttgactgaatattcaagaagtaattatgaaagacctgtggagtcctggaagaaggttttatagatgtatgacactaaactgaaaatgagttttagacccatgggtcagcagtatgtctggagtaagatgacaaggtgatgagaAGAACGACACTATCCCCACAGTCAAACATGGAGAtcggtcagtcctgttatgggggtgttttgtggctgcaggaaacggctatcctgactatgtgactgacaccatggattctttcaggtatcaggccattttggcatgaaaaatgtgatgccttcggtgtgtaaattgaagctcggtgatcactggactttcaagacaataacaccaaggatacatccaagttgtccaaaatctggttcagggataggtcgtggaatgtccttaaatggccctttttttttttttttttttttggaatgcccaattcccaatgtgcttttaagtcctcgtggtcacgtagtgattcgcctcagtccgggtggcggaggacgaatcccagttgcctccacgtctgagaccgtcaacccatgcatcttatcacttggcttgttgagtgcgttgccacggagacatagcgtgtgtggaggcttcacggtatCCACAGCGGCAACCACGctaaactcaccacgcgccccacctagAACGCCCCacgttatagcaaccacgaggaggttaccccttgtgactctaccctccctagcaaccggctcaatttggttgcttggaggacctggctggagtcactcagcacgccctgggatgcgaactagcgagctagcgaactgcaggggtggtagccagcacattttccactgagctacccaggcccccttaaatggccctttcagtccatcattaaaatctcaTTCCagacctttgttgggatttcaaggaagcagtggcagcacagaaaccaaagaatgtcaatgagctggaagcttttgctcaagagaaatgtgtaaacattctaatagagaggtgttcGAAGCCTgaaaacacttacctgaaacatttatttgctgttattaaggataaaggatgcgccacaaatgattgactttgggggttgaatatttttgacatgacatttgtggagagaagtagttattttttatttaaaaatttgggtaaactgaaatCTTTGTTCtcaatcactcaaatgtgtattaaaaacttactttgactgtttactgaggttttagttgatgtgttttaattcacatcaatGTATTGCTGGtatgggggttgaataattttgattgcgaCTTTATTTCACGGTTTTGAGTGAATATAGAGTCAGAGGTTTTCTGCACTTTTCTAAATCTCAAGTCAGTTCAATTAAGAGAATcggctacatttacacagcataatttaaacttaaatctCTAAATTGTGACTTTTTACATTCAACCATCACAATATACGTGAAaaattttacagtgcattcagaatgtattcagaccccttcattttttttcttcacattttatgttgcagccttatgctaaaatgctttaaattattattttttttttccacatcaatctacactccataccccaaacTGACAAAgcgaaaaccagatttttgataactttgcaaatgtattaaaaagaaaaactgaaatatcacattgacataagtattcaaaccctttgctatgacacttgaaatttagctcaggtgcgtcccatttctctggatcatctttgagatgtttctgcactttgattagagtccacctgtggcaaattcaagtgattggacatgatttggaaaggcacacactttTCTATGTAAGGTCTCGCAGCTGAAAATGCCTATCAgaacaaaaaccaagccatgagatcAAAGGAATTGCCTGCAGAGatctgagacaggattgtgtcgaggcacagatctggggaaggctacaaacattttttggctgcattgaaggttcccaagagcacagcggcctctataattcttaaatggaagaagtttggaacaaccaggacttttcctaaagctggccgcccggccaaactaagcaatcgggggagaagggcctttgtaagaaaggtgaccaagaacccgatggtcactctgattgagctccagagatcatgtgtggagatgggagaaacttggacaaccatcactgcaacacttcaCCGATCTGGGctgtatggcagagtggccagacggaagcctctcctcagtgcaagacccatgaaagcccgcttggaattttcaaaaaagcacctaaaggactctcacactgtgagaaacaagattgtctggtttgatgaaatgaagattgaactgtttggcttcaattccaagcatcatgcctggaggaaaccaggaactgctcatcacctgcgcaataccatcccaacagtgaagcatggtggtggtagcatcacgatgtgggggtgtttttcagcggcaggtatggtgggactggtcagggttgaaggaaagctgaatgcagcaaaatacagagagacccttaatgaaaacctggttgaGCGCTCgaactgggccgaaggttcaccttccaacaggacaatgaccctaagcacacagccaagacaacgcaagagtggcttagggacaactgtgtgaatgtccttgagtggccaagcCTGAGCTGGAGAGACCTGAATGGCTGTCCAGTGTCCACTGATGGTCCCAACCTGACCGAGCTTGAgaggatatgcagagaagaatggcagaaaatccccaaatccaggtgtgtaaagcttgttgcatcatacccaaaaatacttgaggctgtaatcgctgccaaaggtgctttaagTAGTGATTTAAGGGTCTGAATTCGTATGTCAAagtgatttatttcagttttttctttttaataaatgttcaaagttatcaaaaatctagttatgcattgtcattatggggtatagagtgtagattgatgaaaaaataacaataataaagcattttagcataaggctgcaacataaaatgtgaaaaaaaatgaaggggactgaatactttatgaatgcactgtacagtaaaggggtcatgacatgaggaataaaagtttccttgatattttgacatgtaagagttcattgtactataaaaacatactgtaattttcagaactcaaaactgccTCACTTcgaagagcatttgttgaaaccaagctgccaaaatgacccGTTCTCTACTTCCCCCACATTGTGATgttacactgtggtagacatttgcatctgactgcctccacaacaacataaCCATACCTGTAAACTAGTCGCCTTTCGGCGAAGCTTGCCGTTTTTAATCCAAAATAGGTCATTTATGCTATTTGTGCAGATCTGATTAGGTTTTTTTGG is a window of Myxocyprinus asiaticus isolate MX2 ecotype Aquarium Trade chromosome 8, UBuf_Myxa_2, whole genome shotgun sequence DNA encoding:
- the mrpl39 gene encoding 39S ribosomal protein L39, mitochondrial isoform X1; the protein is MSCRIVCQMIQRRLMSSAAAARLSSAELHSYRSALFSKEQSRQRSLYPRTEKIEVSLQGPGLQGTLLVMNRGVSSPYSCARHLSEWHVKSSAIALVDGELWHMHRPLTRSCDLTFLTFKDKDPQIANQAYWRSCAALLGQVLDGAFKDEYSVEILKIPEIPVTAGAFCCDLVLDPRLDSWTPTEENLRSLTRDALQLIQKDLPWEPLEVSASVALEIFSHSRFKQEEVEERAACSGTVLLYRCGDHVMLSEAPLIGRTGLCSQYEVTAVHTLGEQEQGIQRRAQGLSLPVNLTAHHTVWRKLRKRAEKLVEIPSIKTVTLTSEATPPPPKQ
- the mrpl39 gene encoding 39S ribosomal protein L39, mitochondrial isoform X2; translation: MSSAAAARLSSAELHSYRSALFSKEQSRQRSLYPRTEKIEVSLQGPGLQGTLLVMNRGVSSPYSCARHLSEWHVKSSAIALVDGELWHMHRPLTRSCDLTFLTFKDKDPQIANQAYWRSCAALLGQVLDGAFKDEYSVEILKIPEIPVTAGAFCCDLVLDPRLDSWTPTEENLRSLTRDALQLIQKDLPWEPLEVSASVALEIFSHSRFKQEEVEERAACSGTVLLYRCGDHVMLSEAPLIGRTGLCSQYEVTAVHTLGEQEQGIQRRAQGLSLPVNLTAHHTVWRKLRKRAEKLVEIPSIKTVTLTSEATPPPPKQ